In one Saccharibacillus brassicae genomic region, the following are encoded:
- a CDS encoding putative bifunctional diguanylate cyclase/phosphodiesterase has product MNANPAIRRQLTLYTLSVFLVVLACEAIELFFYSSGLDNRWAPALTLLTVCFSVTACLTVYFHATPLFDRRIGSYSKRMVKLMGAAGSIELLYLLMNLYPFMQGSGGGRTGTEWLLSLAALVYTVGLVLLFALPNRPERVPGRLLYFGLPLSTLALAGLLFFVRAELPAAQWAGVESALTIAALGAAVLAAGHLFLRYRRRRIAAIWVAVQSLGLVAVAQVLLLQSGSAAGIPMLIASALHALAYGFLVSRGLRLAIAEPLRERREAEERIEFLAYNDDLTGLPNRRSLHAKLNIRLEEAYIGKTALMVLNINRFKTINDSLGYEAGDRLLGIVSETLQNRLEGPEEVFRTGGDEFAVVMPESGGDEAMRRAYALLEEFERPVNVGGMEHYVALSAGIAVYPEDGHAADGLLQSADAAVHLAKEQGAEVKRFSKGMTTIAREKLVLESDLRKGLERGEFFLEYQPKMSVETGGILGMEALVRWNHPLRGPVPPGEFIPLAEESGLIVPLGEWVLHEACRQNKAWQDKGYDPLCMSINLSIRQFRQPRLAEQIGHMLDTIGLDPQYVELEITESMTVDKDAAFEQLKRFKQLGVHISIDDFGTGYSSLHYLKNMPIDRLKIDRSFVSEVMSGESDAAIVSTIASMAHHLKLKVTAEGVENEEQLAFLRTQRCHEAQGFLFSRPVPADRFEDLFLRQKKLG; this is encoded by the coding sequence ATGAACGCAAACCCGGCGATACGCCGTCAACTGACGCTTTACACCCTTTCCGTCTTTCTCGTCGTGCTTGCGTGCGAAGCGATCGAACTCTTTTTCTATTCTTCGGGACTTGATAACCGGTGGGCTCCCGCTCTGACCCTCCTCACCGTCTGCTTCTCGGTCACGGCGTGCCTGACCGTCTATTTTCATGCCACGCCGCTGTTTGACCGCCGAATCGGAAGCTACAGCAAACGCATGGTCAAGCTGATGGGAGCGGCAGGCTCGATCGAGCTGCTGTACCTGCTGATGAACTTATACCCTTTCATGCAGGGATCGGGAGGCGGCCGTACCGGCACCGAGTGGCTGCTGTCGCTGGCCGCGCTCGTCTATACGGTCGGCCTCGTGCTGCTGTTCGCCCTGCCGAACCGTCCGGAGAGAGTACCGGGACGCCTGCTCTATTTCGGGCTTCCGCTCTCGACGCTTGCGCTGGCGGGCCTGCTGTTCTTCGTCCGCGCCGAACTGCCCGCCGCGCAGTGGGCCGGGGTGGAGTCGGCGCTGACGATCGCCGCGCTCGGAGCCGCCGTGCTTGCGGCCGGCCACTTGTTCCTGCGCTACCGGCGCAGACGCATCGCGGCGATCTGGGTCGCGGTCCAATCGCTGGGCCTCGTCGCGGTCGCCCAGGTGCTGCTGCTTCAGTCCGGCAGCGCGGCCGGCATTCCGATGCTGATCGCTTCCGCGCTGCATGCGCTGGCTTACGGCTTCCTCGTCAGCCGCGGACTGCGCCTGGCGATCGCCGAACCGCTGCGCGAACGGCGCGAAGCGGAAGAACGCATCGAATTTTTGGCGTATAACGACGACCTGACAGGCCTGCCGAACCGCAGAAGCCTGCATGCGAAGCTGAATATCCGCCTCGAAGAAGCCTATATCGGCAAGACCGCGTTGATGGTGCTCAATATCAACCGCTTCAAGACGATCAACGATTCGCTCGGCTACGAGGCGGGGGACCGTCTGCTCGGTATCGTCTCCGAGACGCTCCAGAACCGGCTCGAAGGCCCGGAAGAAGTGTTCCGCACGGGCGGAGACGAATTCGCGGTCGTCATGCCGGAGAGCGGGGGCGACGAAGCGATGCGGCGCGCCTACGCGCTGCTGGAAGAGTTCGAACGTCCGGTCAACGTGGGCGGCATGGAACATTACGTCGCGTTGTCCGCGGGCATCGCCGTCTATCCGGAAGACGGGCATGCCGCCGACGGGCTGCTGCAGAGCGCCGACGCGGCTGTCCATCTGGCGAAGGAACAAGGGGCGGAAGTCAAACGTTTCTCTAAAGGAATGACGACGATCGCCCGGGAAAAGCTTGTTTTGGAAAGCGATCTGCGCAAAGGGCTGGAACGCGGCGAATTTTTCCTCGAATACCAGCCCAAAATGTCGGTTGAAACCGGCGGTATCCTGGGCATGGAAGCGCTGGTGCGCTGGAATCATCCGCTGCGCGGACCGGTGCCGCCGGGCGAGTTCATCCCGCTTGCCGAAGAGAGCGGCCTGATCGTGCCTCTCGGCGAATGGGTGCTGCACGAAGCATGCCGGCAGAACAAAGCCTGGCAGGACAAAGGCTACGATCCGCTCTGCATGTCGATCAATTTGTCGATCCGCCAATTCCGCCAACCGCGGCTGGCCGAGCAGATCGGGCATATGCTCGATACGATCGGTCTTGACCCGCAGTACGTGGAGCTTGAGATTACCGAGAGCATGACGGTGGACAAAGACGCCGCGTTCGAACAGCTCAAACGGTTCAAGCAGTTGGGCGTGCATATCAGCATCGACGATTTCGGCACGGGCTACAGTTCGCTGCATTATTTGAAAAACATGCCGATCGACCGTCTGAAAATCGACCGGTCGTTCGTCAGCGAAGTGATGAGCGGCGAAAGCGACGCGGCGATCGTCTCGACGATCGCGTCGATGGCGCATCACCTCAAGCTGAAAGTGACGGCCGAAGGCGTGGAGAACGAAGAGCAGCTCGCGTTCCTGCGCACCCAGCGCTGCCACGAAGCGCAGGGGTTCCTGTTCAGCCGTCCGGTGCCGGCCGACCGGTTCGAAGACTTGTTTTTGCGGCAGAAGAAGCTGGGGTAA
- the leuB gene encoding 3-isopropylmalate dehydrogenase, with the protein MAETKKIAVIAGDGIGPEVVAEAEKVLQKVGEVFGYTFETEHALFGGIAIDQKGTPLPQETLDVCKRADAVLLGAVGGPQWDNNPKELRPETGLLGIRKELGLFSNLRPAVVFDCLKDASTLKPEVLEGTDLMVVRELTGGIYFGEKFRRETEFGEEAVDTCAYNVTEIERIARQGFEIAMKRRKKLASVDKANVLETSRLWRETVIRVSAEYPEVELEHVLVDNCAMQLLRRPSSFDVIVTENMFGDILSDEAAMLTGSIGMLASASLGEGSYGLYEPVHGSAPDIAGQGLANPIATILSTALMLRLTFGYSEAADAIERAVAEVLDAGHRTSDIAAGRGNALSTTQMGEQILNAIRK; encoded by the coding sequence ATGGCTGAGACGAAAAAGATCGCGGTAATCGCAGGAGACGGCATCGGGCCGGAAGTAGTGGCGGAAGCGGAAAAAGTGCTGCAAAAAGTCGGCGAAGTGTTCGGCTATACGTTCGAAACGGAGCACGCGCTGTTCGGCGGGATCGCCATCGACCAAAAAGGCACGCCGCTGCCCCAGGAAACGCTAGACGTATGCAAACGCGCCGACGCCGTGCTGCTGGGCGCGGTCGGCGGCCCGCAGTGGGACAACAACCCCAAAGAGCTGCGTCCGGAGACGGGCCTGCTCGGCATCCGCAAAGAGCTCGGCCTGTTCTCGAACCTGCGTCCGGCCGTCGTATTCGACTGTCTCAAGGACGCGTCCACGTTGAAGCCGGAAGTGCTTGAAGGCACCGACCTGATGGTCGTGCGCGAGCTGACCGGAGGCATCTACTTCGGCGAGAAGTTCCGCCGCGAGACGGAATTCGGCGAAGAAGCGGTCGATACGTGCGCGTATAACGTCACGGAGATCGAGCGCATCGCCCGCCAGGGATTCGAGATCGCGATGAAGCGCCGCAAGAAGCTCGCTTCGGTCGATAAGGCGAACGTGCTCGAAACGTCGCGCCTGTGGCGGGAAACGGTCATCCGCGTATCCGCGGAATATCCGGAAGTGGAACTGGAACACGTGCTCGTCGACAACTGCGCGATGCAGCTGCTGCGCCGTCCGTCGAGTTTCGACGTCATCGTGACGGAGAACATGTTCGGCGACATTCTGAGCGACGAAGCGGCGATGCTGACCGGTTCGATCGGCATGCTGGCGTCCGCTTCGCTCGGCGAAGGCAGCTACGGGCTGTACGAGCCCGTACACGGTTCCGCGCCGGATATCGCCGGTCAAGGGCTGGCGAACCCGATCGCGACGATCTTGTCGACCGCGCTGATGCTGCGCCTGACGTTCGGTTACAGCGAAGCGGCCGACGCGATCGAGCGGGCCGTGGCGGAAGTGCTGGACGCCGGACACCGCACGAGCGACATCGCCGCGGGACGCGGCAACGCGCTGTCCACGACGCAAATGGGCGAGCAAATTCTCAACGCGATTCGCAAATGA
- a CDS encoding DUF4129 domain-containing protein produces the protein MTKTTRTRSRSRTGAPLLQGFGRPAAYSLLETLAAYAAVVLVAHYAVKGSDLLLLLPILALHLSANLIGLRQAEQRIGGAAAALPFAAALLLGLAFPGGWLVKGSAAVVLLLAALRGLLTGRRQLWDQMQLRIPLSGVAAMLILYVVAGRIPDLNEYRPLLYMVSTLALALTLLLLNGDRVRTAAGQETSALSGVLTQNRRLTWIVAALIVIAGLIGGPTGALNALRDWWLSIFGGSLPGNPPAAEPVQSMPGVDASQFEQLGEAGETPLWLKIIGYILLGLFWIAAVMGIGWLLYRLLGRWLPNGIRNLVAKIASRFGLMRAVRLAASNVNYTDKAEKLKDNKTGGFARFFRRERREADYEGDDPRLRYRSVVLHASRKGFPLRPSRTPAENGRELSQGRYTELSAEELERLVERYNDARYRDAGKKR, from the coding sequence ATGACGAAAACGACCCGAACCCGTTCCCGCTCACGTACAGGAGCGCCGCTGCTGCAGGGATTCGGCCGTCCGGCCGCCTACTCGCTGCTGGAAACGCTGGCCGCGTACGCGGCGGTCGTACTGGTTGCGCATTATGCCGTGAAAGGTTCCGACCTGCTGCTGCTTCTGCCGATCCTGGCGCTGCATTTGTCGGCGAACCTGATCGGGCTGCGGCAGGCGGAGCAGCGGATCGGCGGCGCGGCCGCGGCTTTGCCGTTTGCCGCCGCGCTGCTGCTCGGACTTGCTTTTCCCGGCGGCTGGCTCGTCAAAGGAAGCGCCGCGGTCGTGCTGCTGCTCGCGGCGCTGCGCGGACTGCTGACCGGGCGCAGGCAGCTGTGGGACCAGATGCAGCTGCGCATTCCGCTCTCGGGCGTGGCGGCCATGCTCATTCTGTACGTAGTTGCCGGACGCATACCGGATTTGAACGAATACCGGCCGCTGCTCTACATGGTCTCGACGCTTGCGCTTGCGCTGACGCTGCTGCTGCTCAACGGCGACCGTGTTCGCACGGCAGCCGGGCAGGAGACGTCCGCTTTGTCGGGCGTGCTGACGCAGAACCGGCGCTTGACCTGGATTGTGGCGGCACTTATCGTCATAGCGGGATTGATCGGCGGGCCGACAGGCGCGCTGAACGCGCTGCGCGACTGGTGGCTGTCGATCTTCGGCGGCTCGCTGCCGGGCAATCCGCCGGCGGCGGAACCGGTTCAGTCGATGCCCGGCGTCGACGCGTCCCAGTTCGAACAGTTGGGCGAGGCGGGAGAGACGCCGCTGTGGCTCAAGATTATCGGCTATATCCTGCTGGGCTTGTTCTGGATCGCGGCTGTCATGGGGATCGGCTGGCTGCTGTACCGGCTGCTGGGCCGCTGGCTGCCGAACGGCATCCGCAATCTGGTCGCGAAGATCGCTTCCCGATTCGGGCTGATGCGCGCGGTCCGCTTGGCTGCGTCGAACGTCAATTACACGGACAAAGCGGAGAAGTTGAAAGATAACAAAACCGGCGGTTTTGCACGCTTTTTCCGTAGGGAACGCCGCGAAGCCGATTATGAAGGCGACGATCCGCGGCTGCGCTATCGCAGCGTCGTGCTGCACGCTTCGCGCAAAGGCTTTCCGCTGCGGCCGAGCCGCACGCCGGCCGAGAACGGCCGCGAGCTGTCGCAGGGCCGTTATACGGAGCTGTCCGCCGAAGAACTGGAACGTCTCGTCGAGCGCTACAACGACGCGCGTTACCGCGATGCCGGCAAGAAGCGGTAA
- a CDS encoding peroxiredoxin: MAERLVGKPAPAFTMETVSGDGQDFGKVSLEDYRGKWLVFFFYPLDFTFVCPTEITAISDAYGDFQTLDTEVLGVSIDSVHSHKAWIAAPTEIGGLGKINFPLASDITKKVASDYGVLIEEEGVALRGLFIIDPEGELKYQVVNHNDVGRSVEETLRVLQALQSGGLCPMNWKPGDQTL, translated from the coding sequence ATGGCAGAACGTTTGGTAGGCAAACCGGCTCCGGCCTTTACAATGGAAACTGTATCCGGAGACGGACAGGATTTCGGCAAAGTATCGCTTGAAGATTACCGCGGCAAATGGCTCGTGTTCTTCTTCTACCCGCTCGACTTCACTTTCGTATGCCCGACCGAAATTACGGCAATCAGCGACGCTTACGGCGATTTCCAGACGCTTGATACCGAAGTTCTCGGCGTCAGCATCGACTCCGTGCACAGCCACAAAGCATGGATCGCGGCTCCGACCGAAATCGGCGGTCTCGGCAAAATCAACTTCCCGCTCGCTTCGGACATCACGAAAAAAGTGGCAAGCGATTACGGCGTCCTGATCGAAGAAGAAGGCGTAGCTCTGCGCGGCCTGTTCATTATCGATCCGGAAGGCGAACTGAAGTACCAGGTCGTGAACCACAACGACGTGGGCCGCAGCGTCGAAGAGACTCTGCGCGTGCTTCAGGCTCTGCAATCGGGCGGACTGTGCCCAATGAACTGGAAACCGGGCGACCAAACCCTGTAA
- a CDS encoding AAA family ATPase, producing MFMQNVQELASRLKQNIGNIIVGKDAEVDLLLTALLASGHVLLEDVPGTGKTMLAKSLASSLSLTFQRIQFTPDLLPSDLTGIHFYNQKDGEFHFRPGPLFARVVLADEINRATPRTQSSLLECMEERQISVDGQTMKLEQPFMVLATQNPVDNQGTFPLPEAQMDRFMIRMKLGYPSASEGREILRRTVQAGGLSAESAVTTATAEEVLEAQRSCRSVTIADDLLDYIVALADASRSHPELALGISPRGTQSLLRACQAYAALKGRDYVLPDDIKMLLVPVCAHRLVLNNRYDVQDNPAERILAELTESIPVPSEKGLESEVR from the coding sequence ATGTTCATGCAAAACGTACAGGAACTCGCTTCAAGGCTCAAGCAAAATATCGGGAATATCATTGTGGGCAAAGACGCGGAAGTCGATCTGCTGCTGACCGCGCTGCTGGCTTCGGGACATGTGCTGCTGGAAGACGTGCCGGGTACCGGCAAGACGATGCTGGCCAAAAGTCTCGCGTCGTCGCTCAGCCTGACTTTTCAACGGATCCAATTCACGCCCGACCTGCTGCCTTCGGACTTGACCGGCATCCACTTTTACAATCAAAAAGACGGCGAGTTCCATTTCCGCCCCGGGCCGCTGTTCGCGCGCGTCGTGTTGGCGGACGAGATCAACCGGGCGACGCCGCGTACCCAATCGAGTCTGCTGGAGTGCATGGAAGAGCGGCAGATCAGCGTGGACGGGCAGACGATGAAGCTGGAGCAGCCGTTCATGGTGCTGGCTACGCAGAATCCGGTCGACAACCAGGGGACGTTCCCGCTGCCGGAAGCGCAGATGGACCGGTTCATGATCCGCATGAAGCTCGGTTATCCGTCGGCGTCGGAAGGCCGCGAAATTTTGCGCCGCACGGTGCAGGCCGGAGGGCTCAGCGCGGAATCGGCCGTCACGACTGCCACGGCGGAAGAAGTGCTGGAAGCGCAGCGGTCGTGCCGCAGCGTGACGATCGCCGACGACCTGCTCGACTACATCGTCGCGCTGGCGGATGCGTCGAGAAGCCATCCCGAGCTTGCGCTCGGCATCAGCCCGCGGGGCACCCAGTCGCTGCTGCGCGCCTGCCAGGCGTACGCGGCGCTCAAAGGCCGCGATTACGTGCTGCCCGACGATATCAAAATGCTGCTCGTGCCTGTCTGCGCGCACCGGCTCGTGCTGAACAACCGCTATGACGTGCAGGACAATCCCGCCGAGCGCATTTTGGCCGAATTGACGGAAAGCATCCCTGTTCCGAGCGAAAAGGGACTGGAAAGCGAAGTGAGATAA
- a CDS encoding DUF58 domain-containing protein — protein MALFWMIWTVVILATAQAQLIGRFALRGVRYSRKFNKDRCHAGDNLEMVEIIENDKRLPIPWLRLESEFPAVFRFRGSTALKQERGSVYQTHTSGFTIMPRRRVTRRHFVTCEGRGIFRLSTVFMTSGDLLGFVLRSRSENVQAPLIVYPRLLEERRLPQEWRSWQGEFAVRRWILADPFLIEGSREYAPGDPMNRIHWKASARTGGLQTYRQGHSADPRVMLVLDIGTVTPGLRGGGGEPEAEHAISLAATIAARLIADGVPVGLAHNAHTLSLPRIPVGGGAGQLRLLLEAMAGIRLKVQRSLAECLTAEAREVGPACDYVVIGSGGEAVIGAAVARLERLGHKVSLIDPGFVSADGSAADTSVDSGASVDSRASGASDPAPGRAAPRHIPLRKEAEA, from the coding sequence TTGGCTCTATTTTGGATGATATGGACCGTGGTGATCCTGGCGACGGCGCAGGCGCAGCTGATCGGGCGATTTGCCTTGAGAGGGGTTCGGTACAGCCGCAAGTTCAACAAGGACCGCTGCCATGCCGGAGACAATCTGGAGATGGTCGAAATCATCGAGAACGACAAAAGGCTGCCGATTCCGTGGCTGCGGCTCGAATCGGAATTTCCCGCCGTTTTTCGGTTTCGCGGATCGACCGCTCTCAAGCAGGAACGGGGCAGCGTCTATCAGACGCATACGAGCGGATTCACGATCATGCCGAGGCGCCGCGTTACCCGCCGGCATTTCGTCACCTGCGAAGGCCGCGGCATCTTCCGGTTGTCCACCGTGTTTATGACTTCGGGCGACCTGCTCGGCTTCGTCTTGCGTTCGCGCTCCGAGAACGTGCAGGCTCCGCTGATCGTCTATCCCCGGCTGCTGGAGGAACGCCGGCTGCCGCAGGAGTGGCGCAGCTGGCAGGGAGAATTCGCGGTGCGCCGCTGGATTCTGGCGGACCCGTTCCTGATCGAAGGCTCGCGCGAGTACGCGCCGGGCGATCCGATGAACCGGATTCACTGGAAAGCGAGCGCCCGTACCGGCGGCCTCCAGACGTATCGGCAGGGACATTCCGCCGATCCGCGGGTCATGCTCGTGCTCGATATCGGCACCGTAACGCCGGGGCTTCGCGGCGGCGGAGGCGAGCCGGAAGCCGAGCATGCGATCAGTCTGGCGGCGACGATCGCCGCCAGACTGATCGCGGACGGCGTGCCGGTCGGGCTGGCGCATAACGCGCATACGCTGTCGCTGCCGCGAATTCCTGTCGGCGGCGGAGCGGGGCAGCTGCGCCTGCTGTTGGAAGCGATGGCCGGTATTCGGCTCAAAGTGCAGCGCTCGCTTGCCGAATGCCTGACGGCCGAAGCCCGCGAAGTCGGACCGGCGTGCGATTACGTCGTCATCGGCTCGGGCGGGGAAGCCGTGATCGGTGCGGCTGTCGCCCGGCTGGAGCGGCTGGGCCACAAGGTCAGCCTGATCGACCCCGGCTTCGTATCGGCTGATGGTTCCGCCGCGGATACTTCCGTCGATTCCGGTGCTTCCGTCGATTCCCGTGCTTCCGGCGCTTCCGATCCGGCTCCGGGCCGTGCGGCTCCGCGGCACATCCCGCTGCGGAAGGAGGCGGAAGCATGA
- a CDS encoding DUF4129 domain-containing protein, with protein sequence MNRNLFKALETAIRDTALFYPLLLLLSLYVFDLSPYVLAGLFGLCLMGGAAAAGVLGGQRAYAAALVLPLVSALPILAASSGLGLRIVPLLLLLCAAGVRGVYRLNGAVSGRRDTPLVFAGLLGGIVVYTAALRPGLLEPYAFSVYTACTVTLLVQLLRWNERRVREAMGLSQEADLPSGQLLRMNRSFMAALLLSIVLIGGATQLSVVLEWLYRFWLFLLYGGVDLDYVPEPPPIPADPASPDTEVVYDLENEAEAGPGLDRWIIYCVALIALLSIGTTVFFLLRLLHEVLSEWLPDWLKRLLQNLRIAAKPLRTADGEAYADTTEKLGGKPSSGRSASRRAAAEPSDANRRAYFRLVRAAIERGYAFRPWLTPSETAKEIADKPAYREQNAEQVQELVERYNRSRYTK encoded by the coding sequence ATGAACCGAAATTTGTTCAAAGCGCTGGAGACCGCCATTCGCGACACGGCGCTGTTCTACCCGCTGCTTCTGCTTCTGTCGCTGTACGTGTTCGACTTGTCCCCGTACGTGCTGGCCGGACTGTTCGGTCTCTGCCTCATGGGCGGAGCGGCAGCCGCCGGGGTGCTCGGCGGGCAGCGGGCTTACGCCGCCGCGCTTGTGCTTCCGCTGGTGTCCGCGCTGCCGATACTCGCGGCGTCAAGCGGGCTCGGGCTGCGCATCGTACCGCTGCTGCTCCTGCTGTGCGCGGCCGGCGTGCGCGGCGTCTACCGCCTGAACGGGGCGGTGAGCGGGCGCCGCGATACGCCGCTCGTCTTCGCCGGGCTGCTGGGGGGCATCGTCGTCTATACCGCCGCGCTGCGCCCGGGACTGCTGGAACCGTATGCGTTCTCGGTCTACACGGCCTGCACGGTGACGCTGCTGGTTCAGCTGCTGCGCTGGAACGAACGCCGGGTACGGGAAGCGATGGGACTGTCGCAGGAAGCGGATCTGCCTTCGGGGCAGCTGCTGCGTATGAACCGGAGCTTTATGGCTGCCCTGCTGCTGTCGATTGTGCTGATCGGAGGCGCGACGCAGCTGTCCGTCGTGCTGGAATGGCTGTACCGGTTCTGGCTGTTCCTGCTGTACGGCGGCGTCGATCTCGATTACGTGCCGGAACCGCCGCCGATTCCCGCCGATCCGGCTTCTCCGGACACCGAAGTCGTCTACGATCTGGAGAACGAAGCGGAAGCCGGTCCGGGTCTGGACCGCTGGATCATCTACTGCGTGGCGCTGATCGCGCTGCTGTCGATCGGAACGACCGTGTTCTTCCTGCTGCGGCTGCTGCACGAAGTGCTGTCGGAATGGCTGCCGGATTGGTTGAAGCGGCTGCTGCAAAATCTCCGCATCGCGGCGAAGCCGCTGCGCACAGCCGACGGGGAAGCGTACGCCGACACGACCGAGAAGCTCGGCGGCAAGCCGTCTTCCGGGCGATCGGCGTCCCGACGGGCGGCTGCCGAGCCGTCCGACGCGAATCGGCGCGCCTATTTCCGGCTCGTGCGCGCCGCGATCGAACGCGGCTACGCGTTCCGCCCCTGGCTGACGCCGAGCGAGACGGCCAAAGAAATCGCCGACAAGCCCGCTTACCGCGAGCAGAACGCGGAGCAGGTGCAGGAGCTGGTCGAGCGGTACAATCGCAGCCGGTATACGAAATAG
- a CDS encoding DUF58 domain-containing protein → MALFGLLLLVGLIVIVQGWLLGRPALARLDYKRDFSKYTCRAGEKIEMVETLSNRKPLPVPWLRLEAMLPSALQFARSDDTNVSEGHIYQNHTSLFTLPPRTKITRTHRIVCEARGIYRIESATMTGGDLFGMYAPSKKVDLHMRMVIYPRTLGDGELPISWKTWQGELAVRRWIVEDPFIMTGVREYAQGDPMNRIHWKASARTGQLQVHKSGFSADPRVVILLNVEDSESMWSVVTRTGLIERQLSLAATCAASLIGQGMAAGFAHNGDSQLGEEGCRLETDYGPVHLNRIMEAMAGLELKSRLPFHDLLQLEAQREFREPIDYLVVTAHRSDKVREAIASLERLGHRVGVTGFAANEPGLVSSGVRSSQRRESERQEEAVL, encoded by the coding sequence ATGGCGCTGTTTGGGCTTTTGCTCCTGGTCGGACTGATCGTGATCGTTCAGGGATGGCTGCTCGGCAGACCAGCGCTGGCCCGTCTCGATTACAAGCGCGATTTCAGCAAATACACGTGCCGGGCGGGGGAGAAAATCGAGATGGTCGAGACGCTCTCCAACCGCAAGCCGCTGCCGGTGCCGTGGCTGAGACTCGAAGCGATGCTGCCGTCGGCGCTGCAGTTTGCCCGCAGCGATGATACGAACGTCAGCGAAGGACATATTTACCAAAACCATACGAGCCTATTCACGCTGCCGCCGCGCACGAAGATTACGCGCACGCACCGGATCGTCTGCGAGGCCCGGGGCATCTACCGGATCGAGTCGGCGACGATGACGGGCGGCGATCTATTCGGGATGTATGCGCCTTCAAAAAAGGTAGATTTGCATATGCGCATGGTGATCTATCCCCGCACGCTGGGCGACGGCGAACTGCCGATCTCGTGGAAAACGTGGCAGGGAGAACTCGCGGTACGCCGCTGGATCGTCGAAGACCCGTTCATCATGACCGGCGTGCGCGAATATGCGCAGGGCGATCCGATGAACCGGATTCACTGGAAAGCGAGCGCGCGAACGGGACAGCTTCAAGTCCACAAAAGCGGATTTTCCGCCGATCCGCGCGTCGTGATCCTGCTCAACGTCGAAGACTCGGAGTCGATGTGGAGCGTCGTGACCCGGACGGGACTGATCGAACGCCAGCTGTCGCTGGCCGCGACCTGCGCCGCTTCGCTGATCGGGCAGGGCATGGCCGCGGGCTTCGCGCATAACGGCGATTCGCAGCTGGGCGAAGAAGGCTGCCGGCTGGAGACCGATTACGGTCCGGTGCATTTGAACCGGATCATGGAAGCGATGGCCGGGTTGGAGTTGAAGTCCCGGCTGCCGTTCCATGACCTGCTCCAGCTGGAAGCGCAGCGCGAATTCCGGGAACCGATCGATTATCTCGTCGTGACCGCGCACCGCTCCGATAAGGTTCGGGAAGCGATTGCGTCGCTGGAGCGGCTCGGCCACCGGGTAGGCGTCACCGGCTTTGCGGCGAACGAGCCGGGGCTTGTGTCCTCGGGCGTTCGTTCGTCGCAGCGCCGCGAATCGGAACGTCAAGAGGAGGCCGTATTATGA